In Lotus japonicus ecotype B-129 chromosome 5, LjGifu_v1.2, one genomic interval encodes:
- the LOC130720657 gene encoding transcriptional regulator SUPERMAN-like yields MEENYLDRNAWAWPSRTYACSFCKKEFKSAQALGGHMNIHRREKARLRASSLPSSVSECPKTNPINDSNPTNLLSPPPNFSDEVLNYAQPSPIYIPCDFSLSSPVPSPPGSTSEDKVSHHFPLLSSQSEEITVSNNKRSGFDVEEMKGNEEEEEEHKNDEQNITLELGLGLPKQQEETLDLELRLGYF; encoded by the coding sequence ATGGAAGAAAACTATCTGGACAGAAATGCCTGGGCATGGCCATCAAGAACCTATGCTTGTAGCTTTTGCAAGAAAGAGTTCAAGTCTGCTCAAGCTTTGGGTGGACATATGAATATTCATAGGAGAGAAAAGGCAAGATTGAGAGCATCATCCTTACCTTCATCGGTTTCTGAGTGCCCTAAAACTAACCCTATCAATGACTCTAATCCAACAAATCTTCTTTCACCTCCTCCTAACTTCTCTGATGAGGTGTTGAATTATGCACAACCTTCTCCAATTTATATCCCTTGTGATTTTTCTTTATCTTCTCCAGTACCCTCCCCACCAGGTTCTACTAGTGAAGATAAGGTATCTCATCACTTTCCCCTTTTGAGTTCTCAAAGCGAGGAAATTACAGTAAGTAACAACAAAAGGAGTGGTTTTGATGTTGAGGAAATGAAAGGcaatgaagaggaagaggaggagcacAAGAATGATGAGCAAAACATTACATTGGAGTTAGGATTAGGGTTGCCTAAACAGCAAGAGGAGACGTTAGATTTGGAGCTTCGACTGGGATACTTCTAG